Proteins found in one Acinetobacter sp. XH1741 genomic segment:
- the pgaD gene encoding poly-beta-1,6-N-acetyl-D-glucosamine biosynthesis protein PgaD, protein MKTNSLIIDLRRQLPWHKRYVSTTSTAMMWGGWLLLWRPFVFIWLLAELQKTHLAHRLFSAFGVGIEHGFTALVACAIGLLLWSHILPERRVGGDELDMKQTDDYARYFDLPEQEIEQGRSQKITIVHHDELGKIIRVE, encoded by the coding sequence ATGAAGACAAATTCGTTGATTATTGATTTACGTCGTCAATTACCGTGGCACAAGCGCTATGTTTCTACAACAAGCACAGCCATGATGTGGGGCGGTTGGTTGTTGTTGTGGCGTCCGTTTGTATTTATCTGGCTATTGGCGGAACTGCAAAAAACTCATTTGGCACACCGTTTATTTAGTGCCTTTGGTGTGGGAATTGAGCATGGCTTTACAGCACTGGTTGCTTGTGCAATTGGTTTGTTGTTATGGAGTCATATTTTGCCTGAACGCCGTGTGGGTGGTGATGAACTTGACATGAAACAGACAGATGATTATGCGCGCTACTTTGATTTACCTGAGCAAGAAATTGAGCAGGGACGTAGCCAAAAAATTACGATAGTTCACCACGATGAATTAGGTAAAATCATTAGAGTTGAATAA
- a CDS encoding IclR family transcriptional regulator, translating to MSLEIEEDSQESETTKNDDRYLVPGLVRGLAILQAFNQQAQEMTITEIAEILEVNRSSAFRLIYTLEACGYLRKASQKTYALDSKVMELGFNSLSKLSLLDLSTPLMKELRDQTKLAVHLTVLEGTHIVFVNNVQSMGTFTSNISLGTRWPAHATVIGQMLLSDLPEAEVRQRYRNFNEWDSYSELTPTSLKALLQKLSYVKTQKSMVSWGHYNHDMAACAAPIFKQSNGKMVAVLSVSCPITTYDEETFKEDIASLVITTADKISKFIY from the coding sequence ATGAGCCTAGAGATTGAAGAAGATTCGCAAGAATCAGAAACAACAAAAAATGATGATCGGTATTTAGTACCAGGGCTTGTACGTGGTTTAGCCATCTTGCAAGCGTTTAATCAACAAGCACAAGAAATGACGATTACCGAAATTGCCGAAATTTTGGAAGTGAACCGTTCTAGTGCATTTCGTCTGATCTATACACTCGAAGCTTGCGGTTACTTAAGAAAAGCTTCTCAAAAAACCTATGCACTTGATTCAAAAGTCATGGAACTTGGTTTTAATAGTTTATCTAAACTTTCATTACTGGATTTATCAACGCCATTAATGAAAGAACTACGTGACCAAACCAAACTTGCAGTACACCTAACGGTTTTAGAAGGGACTCACATTGTTTTTGTAAATAACGTTCAATCTATGGGAACCTTTACCAGCAATATTAGTTTAGGTACTCGCTGGCCTGCTCATGCCACGGTCATTGGACAAATGTTATTGTCAGATTTGCCAGAGGCAGAAGTACGACAACGCTATCGTAATTTCAATGAATGGGACAGTTACTCAGAACTTACTCCAACCAGTTTGAAAGCACTCTTACAAAAATTGAGTTATGTAAAAACTCAAAAGTCGATGGTGAGCTGGGGTCATTACAATCATGATATGGCTGCTTGTGCTGCTCCTATTTTCAAACAATCGAATGGAAAAATGGTGGCAGTCCTTTCGGTGAGTTGTCCAATTACGACTTACGATGAAGAGACCTTTAAAGAAGACATCGCGAGCCTAGTAATTACAACCGCAGATAAAATTTCAAAATTTATCTATTAA
- a CDS encoding FKBP-type peptidyl-prolyl cis-trans isomerase: MITELEIIDLKVGEGKEAVKGALITTHYTGWLEDGTQFDSSIDRGNYFECVIGTGRVIKGWDQGIMGMKVGGKRKLIVPAHLAYGERKMGKIIPANSNLIFEIELFDVKTRDE, translated from the coding sequence ATGATCACTGAATTAGAAATTATCGATTTAAAAGTAGGCGAAGGTAAAGAAGCGGTTAAAGGTGCTCTAATTACGACTCACTATACGGGGTGGTTAGAAGACGGTACTCAATTCGACTCTTCGATCGATCGCGGAAATTATTTCGAATGCGTGATTGGTACCGGCCGTGTCATTAAAGGATGGGACCAAGGCATTATGGGTATGAAAGTTGGCGGAAAACGTAAACTTATTGTTCCTGCGCATTTAGCGTATGGTGAACGTAAAATGGGTAAAATTATTCCGGCAAACTCAAATTTGATTTTTGAAATTGAATTATTTGACGTAAAAACCCGTGATGAATGA
- a CDS encoding YaeQ family protein — translation MALKATIYKADLNIANMDDHIYGDYQLTLALHPSETLERLMVRVMAFARFASDSLEFTKDLFETDEPALWQKDLTGQLENWIEVGLPSEDKVKKASARCKSVAIVAYGSQVEDWWKKNSKIKTLSNVQVWQIASKSTAELEQLCERTMQLQLNVMDSEWTVLGENGQANVVWTQLQ, via the coding sequence ATGGCGCTTAAAGCAACAATTTATAAAGCAGATTTGAATATCGCCAATATGGATGACCATATTTATGGTGATTATCAACTAACGCTTGCCTTACATCCTTCAGAAACTCTAGAACGATTAATGGTTCGTGTCATGGCATTTGCACGTTTTGCAAGTGATAGTCTTGAATTTACCAAAGATCTTTTTGAGACCGATGAACCAGCATTATGGCAAAAAGATTTAACAGGCCAGTTAGAAAACTGGATTGAAGTTGGTTTACCTTCTGAAGATAAAGTAAAAAAAGCCAGTGCTCGCTGTAAAAGTGTGGCAATCGTTGCCTATGGTTCACAGGTCGAAGACTGGTGGAAGAAAAATAGTAAAATTAAAACATTGAGTAATGTTCAGGTCTGGCAAATTGCTTCTAAAAGTACCGCAGAGCTAGAGCAACTTTGTGAGCGCACTATGCAGTTGCAGTTAAATGTTATGGACTCAGAATGGACTGTACTTGGTGAAAATGGCCAAGCGAATGTCGTGTGGACTCAATTACAGTAA
- the pnuC gene encoding nicotinamide riboside transporter PnuC: MSPLEIFAVLISLIGVGLTVIRNMWCWLFNFFAFVLYAYLFYEFKLYGETILQLFFMAVNFYGFYYWFKGKQQDHDIRIEPIAPKVAIFQMIIAAVGGLLFGLILKNFTDAAVPMLDSQLAAFSLLATYWTSRKHIATWILWVFVDIIYVGMFIYKDLFLTSALYAAFVLMAAYGWYQWEKVKRKQVDHIDLKKTI, encoded by the coding sequence ATGTCACCTTTAGAAATTTTTGCAGTCTTGATTAGCTTAATCGGAGTCGGGTTAACTGTTATTCGAAACATGTGGTGTTGGCTGTTTAATTTCTTTGCTTTTGTTTTATATGCCTATTTGTTTTACGAATTTAAACTTTATGGCGAAACGATTTTGCAATTGTTCTTTATGGCAGTAAATTTTTACGGTTTTTATTACTGGTTCAAAGGCAAGCAGCAAGACCATGATATTCGTATAGAACCGATAGCACCTAAAGTTGCAATTTTTCAAATGATCATTGCTGCAGTAGGCGGTTTACTTTTTGGTTTGATACTTAAAAACTTTACCGATGCAGCGGTGCCTATGCTCGACTCGCAACTTGCAGCATTTAGTTTGCTTGCAACTTACTGGACCAGTCGAAAGCACATTGCCACATGGATACTTTGGGTTTTTGTCGACATTATTTATGTGGGTATGTTTATTTATAAAGATCTATTTTTAACTTCAGCCTTATATGCCGCTTTTGTATTAATGGCAGCTTATGGTTGGTATCAATGGGAAAAAGTGAAAAGAAAGCAGGTTGATCATATAGATCTGAAAAAAACCATTTAA
- a CDS encoding non-heme iron oxygenase ferredoxin subunit, which translates to MSWISVCQQGDVSEDEPKAIEIEGKKIGVFFVDENYFAIENVCPHAYALLTEGFIEDQTVECPLHEAIFDIQTGELKSGPGCRNLCTYPVRVEGQDIQIQL; encoded by the coding sequence ATGAGTTGGATCTCAGTTTGTCAGCAAGGTGACGTTAGCGAAGATGAGCCGAAAGCCATCGAAATTGAAGGGAAAAAAATAGGCGTATTTTTCGTCGATGAAAATTACTTTGCTATCGAAAATGTTTGCCCTCATGCGTATGCCTTATTAACCGAAGGATTTATCGAAGATCAGACTGTTGAATGTCCATTGCACGAAGCAATTTTTGACATTCAGACAGGTGAGCTAAAAAGTGGACCCGGGTGTAGAAACCTATGTACTTACCCAGTTCGTGTTGAAGGACAGGATATTCAAATTCAACTCTAG
- the pgaC gene encoding poly-beta-1,6-N-acetyl-D-glucosamine synthase: MTIFAAIWSQALKFVFYYPLFMSYLWMIGAVIFYWKERKAPPYDQPAPLESYPKVAVLVPCFNEGDNAEETISHALKLDYPNFEVIAINDGSSDNTGEVLDRLAEQYEKLRVVHLAQNQGKAMGLQAGSLMTDAEFLIGIDGDALLDPHAAKWMIRHFIQNPTVAAVTGNPRIRTRSTLLGRIQVGEFSSIVGMIKRAQRTFGRLFTVSGVITAFRKSAVHQVDYWSPNMLTEDIDITWKLQRAGWDIRFEPNALVWILMPETLNGLWKQRLRWAMGGAQVLIKNIDVFTKPKLNFLWPLMFELCLTLVWSYLMLAMALLWLAHFILPVPALAVVSSPFLPYGSGILLGATCLIQFALSKWMDSRYEPHLGKNYFWMIWYPLVFWLITISATIVAFPKVLRRGDEKRARWVSPDRGIR, from the coding sequence ATGACAATCTTTGCTGCAATATGGTCGCAAGCTTTAAAATTCGTTTTTTATTATCCATTGTTTATGTCATATCTATGGATGATAGGTGCGGTCATATTCTATTGGAAGGAACGTAAGGCTCCGCCTTATGATCAACCGGCTCCATTAGAAAGTTATCCAAAAGTTGCTGTACTCGTTCCTTGCTTTAACGAAGGTGATAATGCTGAGGAAACGATTAGCCATGCTTTAAAACTGGATTATCCTAATTTTGAAGTCATTGCGATTAATGATGGTAGTTCGGATAATACGGGTGAAGTGCTGGATCGTTTAGCTGAACAATACGAAAAATTACGTGTTGTTCATCTTGCGCAAAACCAAGGGAAAGCGATGGGTCTACAGGCTGGTAGCCTGATGACTGATGCCGAATTTTTAATTGGTATTGATGGCGATGCTTTACTTGACCCTCATGCAGCAAAATGGATGATTCGTCATTTTATTCAGAATCCAACAGTTGCAGCTGTGACTGGAAACCCACGTATTCGTACACGTTCAACTTTGTTAGGACGTATTCAAGTTGGTGAGTTTTCTTCGATTGTAGGAATGATTAAACGTGCGCAGCGTACATTTGGTCGTTTGTTTACTGTATCTGGTGTAATTACAGCTTTTCGTAAGAGCGCAGTTCACCAAGTTGATTATTGGTCTCCAAATATGTTGACCGAAGACATCGACATTACTTGGAAATTGCAGCGTGCGGGCTGGGACATTCGTTTTGAACCGAATGCTTTGGTCTGGATTTTAATGCCTGAAACATTAAACGGATTGTGGAAACAGCGTTTACGTTGGGCAATGGGTGGGGCACAGGTATTAATTAAAAATATTGATGTGTTCACCAAACCGAAATTGAATTTTTTATGGCCTCTCATGTTTGAGCTTTGCTTAACGTTAGTATGGTCATATTTAATGCTGGCAATGGCTTTGTTGTGGTTGGCACATTTTATTTTACCGGTGCCGGCATTAGCCGTTGTGAGTTCCCCATTTTTACCGTATGGTAGCGGTATTTTATTGGGGGCAACCTGTCTAATTCAGTTTGCTTTAAGCAAATGGATGGATAGTCGTTATGAACCGCATCTAGGAAAAAACTATTTCTGGATGATCTGGTATCCATTGGTCTTTTGGCTAATCACCATTTCGGCAACCATTGTGGCATTTCCAAAAGTCTTACGACGTGGAGATGAGAAACGAGCACGTTGGGTAAGCCCGGATCGGGGCATTCGTTAG
- a CDS encoding GTP-binding protein, with the protein MKLIAQKTVPTHIISGFLGAGKTTLLQHLLSQKPKDEVWAVLMNEFGQIGVDQQLLPQEQGYAVKELLGGCLCCSSQLPMHIALARLLSEQKPDRLFIEPTGLGHPSQLFDQLTEPHWQNSLAMRALVTVVDGSRLHNTSWVKQNLYEDQLKAAQIVVVSHADMMTFEDDQALDELQEEYQPYGQQWLKSEHGQLELEQIDVAARLTERSIQPLLKIQKKMTQAEAAKEIHQLPYHYVESAQGYIVAGWKLPKRWKFEFYALLDLLCAQQDWLRIKGIFNTDQGWKTFNFNPEQFNYKSGEESIDNRIEIIGQHHHDWLAFETDLLACRIDE; encoded by the coding sequence GTGAAACTAATTGCCCAAAAAACCGTTCCGACCCATATTATTTCAGGATTTTTAGGGGCAGGAAAAACCACATTGCTACAGCATTTATTAAGCCAGAAACCTAAAGATGAAGTATGGGCTGTATTAATGAATGAGTTTGGGCAAATAGGGGTAGACCAGCAACTCTTACCGCAAGAACAAGGTTATGCCGTAAAAGAATTATTAGGTGGCTGTTTGTGTTGTAGTAGCCAACTCCCCATGCATATTGCCTTGGCGCGTTTGTTAAGTGAACAAAAGCCAGATCGACTCTTTATTGAACCAACTGGGCTTGGTCATCCTTCGCAATTGTTTGATCAGTTAACGGAACCTCACTGGCAAAATAGTTTAGCCATGCGTGCATTGGTCACGGTTGTAGATGGTAGTCGTCTGCATAATACCAGTTGGGTAAAGCAAAACCTTTATGAAGACCAGTTAAAAGCTGCGCAAATTGTGGTGGTGTCGCATGCTGACATGATGACTTTTGAAGATGATCAGGCGCTTGATGAGCTTCAAGAAGAATATCAACCTTATGGGCAGCAGTGGCTAAAGAGCGAACATGGCCAACTTGAACTTGAGCAAATAGATGTAGCTGCTCGTTTAACTGAACGATCTATACAGCCTTTGCTTAAGATTCAAAAGAAAATGACTCAAGCTGAGGCTGCAAAAGAAATTCATCAATTGCCTTATCATTATGTTGAGTCGGCGCAAGGCTATATTGTTGCAGGTTGGAAATTACCTAAACGTTGGAAATTCGAGTTTTATGCTTTGCTCGATTTACTCTGTGCACAGCAAGATTGGCTACGTATTAAAGGTATTTTCAATACCGATCAGGGTTGGAAAACATTTAACTTTAATCCTGAGCAGTTTAATTACAAGTCGGGTGAAGAAAGTATTGATAACCGCATTGAAATCATTGGTCAACATCACCATGACTGGTTAGCATTTGAAACAGACTTGTTAGCTTGCAGAATTGATGAATAG
- a CDS encoding crotonase/enoyl-CoA hydratase family protein has protein sequence MSNQEGKVSRETRGHIFLIGLDRAAKRNAFDSHLIKDLSLALTEYENNDDLRCAIIFAHGDHFTAGLDLVELQPKLATGVFDFSDDEINPWGTVGRKLSKPLIVAVQGYCYTAGIELFLNADITVASENTQFAQMEVQRGILPFGGATARFTQAAGWAKAMRYLLTGDSFDAKAAFDMNLITEICPEGTELNRAIELAEHITEAAPLAVKATLASAREAMNEGYEAAFNQLQNHLQPLLTTEDVQEGIFAMLQKRPPHFKGK, from the coding sequence ATGTCAAATCAAGAAGGAAAAGTCAGCCGTGAAACTCGCGGTCACATCTTTTTAATTGGCCTAGATCGGGCAGCAAAGCGCAATGCCTTTGATAGCCATCTTATTAAAGATTTATCACTTGCACTCACCGAATATGAAAATAACGATGACCTGCGCTGTGCGATTATTTTCGCACACGGCGATCATTTTACAGCAGGATTAGATTTAGTTGAGCTACAACCTAAGCTTGCTACAGGTGTTTTTGATTTTAGTGATGATGAAATTAACCCTTGGGGTACTGTTGGCCGAAAACTGAGTAAACCATTAATTGTAGCCGTACAGGGTTATTGCTATACAGCTGGCATAGAACTATTTCTTAATGCAGATATTACTGTTGCAAGTGAAAATACTCAATTTGCTCAAATGGAAGTCCAACGTGGCATCTTACCTTTTGGCGGAGCAACTGCACGGTTCACTCAAGCTGCGGGCTGGGCCAAGGCCATGCGCTATTTGCTTACAGGGGACTCTTTTGATGCAAAAGCAGCTTTTGATATGAACCTGATTACAGAAATATGCCCAGAAGGGACGGAGCTTAACCGTGCAATAGAACTTGCTGAACATATTACCGAAGCGGCACCACTTGCTGTAAAAGCCACCCTTGCCTCTGCACGTGAAGCCATGAATGAAGGCTACGAAGCTGCTTTTAATCAATTACAAAATCATCTACAGCCTTTACTCACAACAGAAGATGTTCAAGAAGGTATTTTTGCCATGCTACAAAAGCGTCCACCTCATTTTAAAGGCAAATAA
- the pgaB gene encoding poly-beta-1,6-N-acetyl-D-glucosamine N-deacetylase PgaB, with translation MITRFASPLLNLTLGLALAGLSGIALAKPPKIDASELTVIGYHEITDTKNALIPQYAVTTKQFSEHIDWLQKNGFHFITVDQLIRAHQGKVSLPSKPVLLTVDDGYQTFYQNAYPVIKAKKIPVVLAVVGSWLEPKENQKVDFSGEEIPRDKILSWPELKEMQDSGFVEIASHSYHLHRGITGNPQGNSEPAATTRFYDVKTKTYENDKEYQARIYNDLKKNNQLLKQHGIRSPRIMVWPYGRYNMQTIQIAKKLGMPITITLDDGADHAKQSLQNMSRILVEGGMSTNDLAQEIKNRELNLTDNNRPQKIMHVDLDYIYDPDPQQQERNLGNLLDRINAMGVNTVYLQAFADADANGSADMVYFPNRHMPMRADLFNRVAWQIQTRTPVSRIYAWMPLLAWELPKTDPVSKDLVVTQQDKTSGHLNMGYIRLSPFSPEARQTIREIYEDLAKSASFNGILFHDDVTLSDYEDASPDALKAYAQQGLPTDLAKIRGNDADLQKWTAYKTRYLDDFAMQLVDEVRQYEPFLLTARNLYAQVALKPYAENWYSQSLEESLNRYDFTAIMAMPYMEKVDNADQFYKDMIDRVKKYPNGIKKTVFELQATNWRNNEKVPSTEMAATIHSLYQQGAMHIAYYPDDPIKDHPDVNVMHKAFAEKSSRLVP, from the coding sequence ATGATTACCCGTTTTGCATCTCCTTTGTTGAATCTAACGCTTGGCTTAGCTTTAGCAGGCTTGTCAGGTATTGCATTAGCTAAGCCTCCTAAAATAGATGCTTCAGAACTTACTGTTATTGGTTATCATGAAATTACCGATACTAAGAATGCCTTAATTCCTCAATATGCAGTAACCACGAAACAATTTAGTGAGCATATTGATTGGCTGCAAAAAAATGGCTTCCATTTTATTACGGTAGACCAATTGATTCGTGCTCATCAGGGGAAGGTTTCACTACCGAGTAAGCCAGTTTTATTAACTGTAGATGATGGTTATCAGACTTTCTATCAAAATGCTTATCCAGTTATTAAGGCTAAAAAAATTCCGGTGGTACTTGCAGTTGTTGGTTCTTGGTTAGAACCAAAAGAAAATCAGAAAGTCGATTTTTCTGGTGAAGAAATTCCACGTGATAAAATCTTAAGCTGGCCTGAACTTAAAGAAATGCAAGACAGCGGTTTTGTTGAAATTGCAAGCCATAGCTATCATTTACATCGTGGTATTACAGGTAACCCGCAAGGCAACTCTGAGCCAGCGGCAACCACTCGTTTTTATGATGTAAAAACCAAAACGTATGAAAACGACAAAGAATACCAAGCTCGTATTTATAATGACCTGAAAAAGAATAATCAGTTACTCAAGCAACATGGTATACGTTCGCCACGTATTATGGTGTGGCCATATGGTCGCTATAATATGCAAACGATTCAGATTGCTAAAAAGCTTGGCATGCCAATTACCATTACGCTTGATGATGGGGCAGATCATGCAAAACAATCTCTACAAAATATGAGTCGTATTTTGGTAGAGGGTGGCATGAGTACCAATGATTTGGCTCAAGAGATTAAGAACCGTGAATTAAACTTAACGGATAATAATCGTCCACAAAAAATCATGCATGTTGATCTCGACTATATTTATGATCCAGATCCGCAGCAACAAGAGCGTAATTTAGGTAATTTACTCGACCGAATTAATGCGATGGGTGTAAATACAGTTTATTTGCAAGCTTTCGCAGATGCAGATGCTAATGGTTCTGCCGATATGGTATACTTCCCAAATCGACATATGCCTATGCGTGCTGATTTATTCAACCGTGTTGCATGGCAAATTCAAACGCGTACCCCTGTAAGTCGTATTTATGCGTGGATGCCATTATTGGCATGGGAACTACCAAAAACTGATCCTGTATCTAAAGATTTGGTTGTGACTCAACAGGATAAAACGAGTGGACATCTCAATATGGGATACATTCGCTTGAGTCCTTTTTCACCTGAAGCACGTCAAACCATCCGTGAAATATATGAAGATTTAGCGAAGTCAGCGTCATTCAACGGAATTTTATTCCATGATGACGTGACTCTATCTGACTATGAAGATGCAAGCCCTGATGCTTTAAAAGCCTATGCACAACAAGGCTTACCAACAGACTTGGCAAAAATTCGTGGAAATGACGCAGATTTGCAAAAGTGGACTGCATACAAAACCAGATATTTAGATGATTTTGCAATGCAGCTTGTTGATGAGGTACGTCAATATGAACCGTTCCTGTTAACAGCACGTAATTTATATGCACAAGTGGCTTTAAAACCATATGCGGAAAATTGGTACTCTCAATCACTTGAAGAGTCGTTAAACCGTTATGATTTTACTGCCATTATGGCGATGCCTTATATGGAGAAAGTAGATAACGCAGATCAATTTTATAAAGATATGATTGACCGCGTTAAAAAATATCCAAATGGCATTAAGAAAACTGTTTTTGAGCTACAAGCGACAAACTGGCGTAACAACGAAAAGGTACCTTCAACTGAAATGGCTGCAACAATTCATTCTCTCTACCAGCAAGGTGCAATGCATATTGCATACTATCCTGATGACCCAATTAAAGATCATCCAGACGTTAACGTGATGCATAAAGCATTTGCAGAAAAGTCATCTCGTCTTGTGCCATAG
- the dctA gene encoding C4-dicarboxylate transporter DctA has protein sequence MWQKLKSSLFLQVLCALFLGIAVGLGFHDFSLALKPLGDGFISLIKMLIAPIVFCVVVLGIYGANDIKKMGKVGAKTILYFEVVTGIALILGIIVAYVFKPGVGMNIDIHHLDAKDLSTYTERAHDMHTGSDFLLNIIPKTFTAAFANGDILQVLLIAILFGVSLLLIPKHLAELVRQALEAFSEVFFKIMGLIIRLAPLGVFGSVAYTTAKFGSDSLLQLGYLVLLFYITCILFVVIVLGAILKLAGLNIFKFVGYFKDELAIVLGTASSDSVLPQVMKKLKNLGIKDSTVGLVIPTGYSFNLDGFSIYLTLGVIFIAQACNIDLSMHDLLAILLVSLITSKGAHGIPGSALVILAATLSVIPSLPAIGLVLLLSVDWFIGIIRACTNLIGNCVATVVIAHWEKDIDHAQAKAVLDLKK, from the coding sequence ATGTGGCAAAAACTTAAAAGTAGTCTATTTCTACAAGTCCTCTGTGCTCTGTTCCTTGGAATTGCAGTAGGACTTGGTTTTCATGATTTCTCCCTAGCTTTGAAACCTCTCGGCGATGGTTTTATTTCTCTCATTAAAATGTTAATTGCACCGATTGTGTTTTGTGTGGTGGTACTGGGAATCTATGGTGCAAACGACATTAAAAAAATGGGCAAAGTCGGTGCAAAAACGATTCTTTATTTTGAAGTAGTCACCGGTATTGCTTTAATTTTGGGAATTATTGTTGCTTATGTCTTTAAACCGGGCGTCGGTATGAATATAGATATTCATCATTTAGATGCTAAAGATTTAAGTACCTATACCGAACGTGCTCATGACATGCATACAGGTTCGGACTTTCTACTCAATATCATTCCAAAAACATTTACTGCTGCTTTTGCCAACGGCGATATTTTACAGGTTTTACTCATTGCGATTTTATTTGGTGTCTCGCTACTTTTAATTCCTAAACATTTAGCCGAGTTGGTACGTCAAGCACTTGAGGCTTTCTCTGAAGTCTTCTTTAAAATTATGGGACTGATTATCCGTTTGGCACCTCTCGGCGTATTCGGTTCAGTTGCCTACACCACTGCTAAATTTGGATCAGACTCACTCTTACAACTTGGTTATTTGGTGCTGCTGTTCTATATCACTTGTATTTTATTTGTTGTGATTGTTCTAGGTGCCATTTTAAAACTGGCTGGCCTCAACATCTTCAAATTTGTGGGCTATTTTAAAGATGAGTTGGCAATTGTTTTAGGTACCGCTTCTTCCGATTCGGTTCTTCCGCAAGTAATGAAAAAGCTTAAAAACCTAGGCATTAAAGATTCAACAGTGGGTCTAGTCATCCCAACGGGTTATTCTTTTAATTTAGATGGTTTTTCAATTTACTTAACCTTAGGGGTGATCTTTATTGCACAGGCCTGCAATATCGATCTTTCTATGCATGACTTGTTGGCTATTTTACTGGTTTCGCTGATTACCTCTAAAGGGGCACATGGTATTCCCGGGTCTGCCCTAGTGATTCTTGCTGCGACACTTTCGGTTATTCCAAGCTTACCTGCAATTGGTTTAGTGCTTTTATTGTCTGTAGACTGGTTTATCGGGATTATTCGTGCCTGCACCAACTTAATTGGTAACTGTGTTGCTACCGTTGTGATTGCACATTGGGAAAAAGACATTGACCATGCTCAAGCTAAAGCTGTGCTCGACCTCAAAAAATAG
- a CDS encoding DMT family transporter: MKPLFEQQSTSSPQIQPAVALSASSTRLATAGQFIAVIIIWSLTPLAAVWTVQEFHWAWGLFIRFSLAIPIALLCLKFFRLKLIFSQKAVLSYCAGAIGLFGSMAFCYMGADKVPSAIISIIYGTSPLVSGLISSFVLGRERFSSWQWLGLGIALVGMSFTLGLSSSGLQLNHIGIMLELIAMLFYVLSTFAVKSVGAHIHPIIQMTGSSLVSWVGYVCLLPFFWSHLPTEFPSLKISLAVFYSAVFSSVLAMIFYYQLIKVLQPTTVLLITIITPVLATFWGTWFNHEQLSSHLILGLSMLCLGLLMYSRRSI; this comes from the coding sequence ATGAAGCCTTTATTTGAGCAACAGAGTACGTCCAGCCCACAGATTCAGCCGGCTGTAGCATTATCTGCATCTTCAACTCGACTCGCTACAGCCGGCCAATTTATTGCTGTCATTATTATTTGGTCGCTTACCCCTCTTGCAGCCGTCTGGACAGTACAAGAATTTCATTGGGCATGGGGACTATTTATTCGTTTTAGTTTAGCAATTCCTATTGCCTTACTATGTCTAAAATTTTTCCGTTTAAAACTGATCTTTAGTCAAAAAGCTGTTTTAAGCTACTGTGCTGGAGCCATTGGTTTATTTGGTTCTATGGCTTTTTGCTATATGGGTGCAGATAAAGTTCCCTCGGCGATTATTTCAATTATTTACGGCACCTCTCCCTTAGTATCTGGGCTCATTAGCTCTTTTGTTTTAGGGCGCGAGCGTTTTTCGTCATGGCAATGGCTTGGTCTGGGTATTGCTCTTGTCGGGATGAGTTTTACATTGGGGCTATCTTCATCAGGTCTTCAACTCAACCACATCGGTATTATGCTAGAACTGATCGCCATGCTGTTTTATGTATTGTCGACTTTTGCCGTAAAATCTGTCGGAGCGCATATTCACCCGATTATACAAATGACAGGCTCTAGCCTTGTCTCATGGGTAGGTTATGTATGCTTGTTGCCGTTCTTCTGGTCACATCTTCCAACTGAATTTCCAAGTCTAAAAATTTCACTAGCGGTCTTCTATAGTGCTGTATTTTCTTCCGTACTTGCCATGATTTTTTATTATCAACTCATTAAAGTACTACAGCCAACAACGGTACTACTGATTACAATTATCACCCCTGTTTTAGCTACCTTTTGGGGAACATGGTTTAACCATGAACAACTTAGCTCACACCTTATTTTAGGTTTAAGCATGCTGTGTTTAGGTCTATTGATGTATTCACGGCGCTCTATATAA